The Streptomyces sp. HUAS CB01 genome has a segment encoding these proteins:
- the purM gene encoding phosphoribosylformylglycinamidine cyclo-ligase, with product MSETGASYAAAGVDIEAGDRAVELMKEWVKKTRRPEVLGGIGGFAGLFDASALKRYERPLLASATDGVGTKVDLARQMGVYDTIGHDLVAMVMDDIVVCGAEPLFMTDYICVGKVHPERVAAIVKGIAEGCVLAGCALVGGETAEHPGLLGPDDFDVAGAGTGVVEADRLLGADRIRTGDAVIAMASSGLHSNGYSLVRHVVFDRAGWTLDREIPEFGRTLGEELLEPTKIYSLDCLALTRTTEVHAFSHITGGGLAANLARVVPDGLHAVVDRSTWAPGAVFDLVGSAGKVERAELEKTLNMGVGMMAVVPRESVDVALTTLADRGVDAWVAGEVIERGEHTTGAEMVGDYAS from the coding sequence ATGTCTGAGACAGGTGCTTCCTACGCTGCCGCGGGCGTCGACATCGAGGCGGGCGACCGCGCCGTCGAGCTGATGAAGGAGTGGGTGAAGAAGACCCGCCGCCCCGAGGTCCTCGGCGGCATCGGCGGCTTCGCCGGCCTCTTCGACGCCTCCGCCCTCAAGCGCTACGAGCGCCCCCTGCTCGCCTCCGCCACCGACGGCGTCGGCACCAAGGTCGACCTCGCCCGCCAGATGGGCGTGTACGACACGATCGGCCACGACCTCGTCGCGATGGTCATGGACGACATCGTCGTGTGCGGCGCCGAGCCGCTCTTCATGACCGACTACATCTGTGTCGGCAAGGTCCACCCCGAGCGCGTGGCCGCCATCGTCAAGGGCATCGCCGAGGGCTGTGTCCTCGCCGGCTGCGCCCTGGTCGGCGGCGAGACGGCCGAACACCCCGGTCTGCTGGGTCCGGACGACTTCGACGTCGCCGGTGCCGGTACGGGCGTCGTGGAGGCCGACCGGCTACTGGGTGCCGATCGCATCCGTACGGGGGACGCGGTGATCGCGATGGCGTCCTCGGGCCTTCACTCGAACGGGTACTCGCTCGTGCGGCACGTGGTCTTCGACCGGGCGGGCTGGACACTCGACCGGGAGATCCCGGAGTTCGGCCGCACCCTCGGCGAGGAACTGCTCGAGCCCACCAAGATCTACTCGCTGGACTGCCTGGCGCTGACCCGCACCACCGAGGTGCACGCGTTCAGCCACATCACCGGGGGAGGACTCGCGGCCAACCTGGCCCGTGTGGTCCCGGACGGGCTGCACGCGGTCGTCGACCGGTCGACGTGGGCGCCGGGCGCGGTCTTCGACCTCGTCGGCAGCGCCGGCAAGGTCGAACGCGCGGAGCTGGAGAAGACGCTCAACATGGGCGTGGGCATGATGGCCGTCGTTCCGCGGGAGTCGGTCGACGTCGCCCTGACGACGCTCGCCGACCGCGGCGTGGACGCCTGGGTCGCCGGTGAGGTCATCGAGCGCGGTGAGCACACCACCGGCGCGGAGATGGTCGGCGACTACGCGAGCTGA
- a CDS encoding DUF3073 domain-containing protein — MGRGRAKAKQTKVARQLKYNSGGTDLSRLASELGASTSSQPPNAEPFEDEDEDDDPYARYAEMYNDDEDEDDESGPSSQRRGA; from the coding sequence ATGGGGCGCGGCCGGGCCAAGGCCAAGCAGACGAAGGTCGCCCGCCAGCTGAAGTACAACAGCGGTGGGACGGATCTCTCACGTCTGGCCAGCGAGCTGGGCGCATCGACTTCGAGTCAGCCGCCGAACGCGGAGCCGTTCGAGGACGAGGACGAGGACGACGACCCGTACGCCCGCTACGCGGAGATGTACAACGACGACGAGGACGAGGACGACGAGTCCGGTCCGTCGTCGCAGCGTCGCGGCGCTTGA
- a CDS encoding Leu/Phe/Val dehydrogenase, whose amino-acid sequence MTDVTDGVLHTLFHSDQGGHEQVVLCQDRASGLKAVIAIHSTALGPALGGTRFYPYASEEAAVADALNLSRGMSYKNAMAGLDHGGGKAVIIGDPERVKSEELLLAYGRFVASLGGRYVTACDVGTYVADMDVVARECRWTTGRSPENGGAGDSSVLTAYGVFQGMRASAQHEWGDPTLRGRTVGVAGVGKVGHYLVEHLLEDGAEVVVTDVREESVRRVTDKFPQVRVARDTDELIRVEGLDIYAPCALGGALNDETVPVLTARIVCGAANNQLAHPGVEKDLADRRILYAPDYVVNAGGVIQVADELHGFDFDRCKAKASKIFDTTLAIFARAKDDGIPPAAAADRIAEQRMAEARRR is encoded by the coding sequence GTGACCGATGTGACCGACGGCGTCCTGCACACCCTGTTCCACTCGGACCAGGGCGGACATGAGCAAGTCGTGCTCTGCCAGGACCGCGCCAGTGGTTTGAAGGCCGTCATCGCCATCCACTCGACCGCCCTGGGCCCTGCCCTCGGCGGCACCCGCTTCTACCCGTACGCCTCCGAGGAAGCCGCCGTCGCCGACGCGCTGAACCTCTCCCGGGGAATGTCGTACAAGAACGCCATGGCCGGCCTCGACCACGGCGGGGGCAAGGCCGTGATCATCGGGGACCCCGAGCGCGTCAAGTCCGAGGAGCTGCTGCTGGCCTACGGCCGGTTCGTGGCGTCCCTCGGCGGCCGTTACGTCACGGCCTGCGACGTCGGCACGTACGTGGCCGACATGGACGTCGTCGCCCGCGAGTGCCGCTGGACGACAGGCCGCTCCCCCGAGAACGGCGGCGCCGGCGACTCCTCCGTCCTGACCGCCTACGGCGTCTTCCAGGGCATGCGCGCCTCCGCCCAGCACGAGTGGGGCGACCCCACGCTGCGCGGCCGCACGGTCGGCGTCGCGGGTGTCGGCAAGGTCGGCCACTACCTGGTCGAGCACCTGCTGGAGGACGGGGCCGAGGTCGTCGTCACCGACGTGCGCGAGGAGTCGGTGCGGCGGGTCACGGACAAGTTCCCGCAGGTGCGGGTGGCCCGCGACACGGACGAGCTGATCCGCGTGGAGGGCCTGGACATCTACGCCCCCTGTGCCCTCGGCGGCGCGCTGAACGACGAGACCGTGCCCGTGCTGACCGCCCGCATCGTGTGCGGCGCGGCCAACAACCAGCTCGCGCACCCCGGCGTCGAGAAGGACCTCGCCGACCGCCGCATCCTCTACGCGCCCGACTACGTCGTGAACGCGGGCGGGGTGATCCAGGTCGCCGACGAGCTGCACGGCTTCGACTTCGACCGGTGCAAGGCGAAGGCGTCGAAGATCTTCGACACCACGCTGGCAATATTCGCACGTGCGAAGGATGACGGTATTCCGCCGGCCGCGGCCGCGGACCGTATCGCCGAGCAGCGGATGGCGGAGGCCCGTCGCCGGTAG